A single window of Cellulomonas sp. NTE-D12 DNA harbors:
- a CDS encoding DUF4921 family protein, which translates to MTTQADTEPLRRLPDGTVKQVSPLTGTTVWTLPGRANRPLPDVPAQRSPVDPARADALCAFCPDRYTETPPEKARVVCDPEPRLIEHVAAAALGETVAEVRRIPNLYEILSVDYWRANHGYVVPADVADRAARYVADPAGRAHVVSVLRARGAAGAAPAGGSDDPLAGAVDLFAGSHDVVVARRHLVDGARFDDELAGSGTLTPDEHHRFMAMTVRTVQDLYGSRPDALYVAAFQNWLRPAGASFDHLHKQVVAIDEHGPQVERERKRLRDEPDLYNQAVLDVALRHGLVVAANEHAVAIAGVGHRYPAFEVYATGEHQLPWEHDDAEVRAVSDLVHALHAVSGVHTPSNEEWHHRPPDVAEPMPWRIVLKWRVSTLAGFEGGTKVNVNTIDPFTLRDRAVVGLRRLRDAGAIAPMRIGEETSGRPVRLGYAGVR; encoded by the coding sequence GTGACCACCCAGGCGGACACCGAACCGCTGCGCCGGCTGCCGGACGGAACCGTCAAGCAGGTCTCGCCCCTGACGGGCACCACCGTCTGGACGCTGCCCGGCCGGGCCAACCGCCCGCTGCCGGACGTGCCCGCACAACGGTCGCCGGTCGACCCGGCGCGCGCCGACGCGCTCTGCGCCTTCTGCCCGGACCGGTACACCGAGACACCGCCGGAGAAGGCCCGCGTGGTCTGCGACCCGGAGCCGCGCCTGATCGAGCACGTCGCGGCCGCCGCTCTGGGTGAGACCGTGGCCGAGGTCCGCCGCATCCCGAACCTCTACGAGATCCTCTCCGTCGACTACTGGCGGGCCAACCACGGCTACGTGGTTCCGGCCGACGTGGCGGACCGTGCGGCGCGGTACGTGGCCGACCCCGCCGGCCGGGCCCACGTCGTGTCGGTGCTCCGGGCCCGCGGGGCGGCCGGCGCTGCTCCCGCCGGCGGTTCCGACGACCCGCTCGCCGGTGCGGTCGACCTGTTCGCCGGCTCGCACGACGTGGTGGTGGCCCGCCGTCACCTGGTCGACGGCGCCCGGTTCGACGACGAGCTGGCCGGGTCGGGCACGCTGACGCCGGACGAGCACCACCGGTTCATGGCGATGACGGTGCGGACGGTGCAGGACCTGTACGGCTCCCGGCCCGACGCCCTGTACGTCGCCGCCTTCCAGAACTGGCTGCGGCCGGCGGGGGCGTCGTTCGACCACCTCCACAAGCAGGTGGTGGCCATCGACGAGCACGGGCCCCAGGTGGAGCGCGAGCGTAAGCGGCTGCGCGACGAGCCGGACCTGTACAACCAGGCGGTGCTCGACGTCGCGCTGCGGCACGGGCTCGTGGTCGCGGCGAACGAGCACGCGGTCGCGATCGCCGGGGTCGGCCACCGCTACCCGGCGTTCGAGGTGTACGCGACCGGCGAGCACCAGCTGCCCTGGGAGCACGACGACGCGGAGGTGCGCGCCGTGTCCGACCTGGTGCACGCGCTGCACGCCGTGTCCGGGGTGCACACGCCCAGCAACGAGGAGTGGCACCACCGGCCGCCGGACGTGGCCGAGCCGATGCCGTGGCGCATCGTGCTGAAGTGGCGCGTCTCGACGCTCGCGGGGTTCGAGGGGGGCACCAAGGTGAACGTCAACACGATCGACCCCTTCACGCTGCGCGACCGCGCGGTCGTCGGCCTGCGTCGGCTGCGGGACGCCGGTGCGATCGCACCGATGCGCATCGGCGAGGAGACGTCGGGCCGCCCCGTCCGGCTGGGCTACGCAGGCGTCCGATGA
- the rbfA gene encoding 30S ribosome-binding factor RbfA yields MADRPRARKIADRIQQVVAQMLDTRIKDPRLGYVTVTDVRVTGDLQHADIFYTVLGDDEARTGSAAALESAKGLIRSEVGKATGLRLTPTIAFHLDAVPETAAHLEAALSEAARRDAEVAALAARASYAGDSDPYRRPAEDDTDDDLREEGESDADAGADGSAPSTAEPAAGPTA; encoded by the coding sequence ATGGCGGACCGCCCCCGCGCCCGCAAGATCGCGGATCGCATCCAGCAGGTCGTCGCCCAGATGCTCGACACCCGCATCAAGGACCCCCGGCTCGGCTACGTCACGGTGACGGACGTGCGCGTCACGGGCGATCTGCAGCACGCGGACATCTTCTACACCGTGCTCGGGGACGACGAGGCGCGGACCGGTTCCGCCGCCGCGCTCGAGAGCGCCAAGGGGCTGATCCGCTCCGAGGTCGGCAAGGCGACGGGCCTGCGCCTGACGCCGACGATCGCGTTCCACCTCGACGCGGTGCCCGAGACGGCCGCCCACCTCGAGGCCGCGCTGTCCGAGGCGGCGCGCCGCGACGCCGAGGTCGCAGCCCTGGCTGCCCGTGCGTCGTACGCCGGGGACTCGGACCCGTACCGACGTCCGGCAGAGGACGACACGGACGACGACCTCCGCGAGGAGGGCGAGTCGGACGCGGACGCCGGTGCGGACGGCTCCGCGCCGTCGACGGCCGAGCCCGCCGCCGGGCCCACCGCCTGA
- the infB gene encoding translation initiation factor IF-2, with product MPKVRVYELAKELGVDSKTIMTKLNELGEFVRSPSSTIEPPVVRKLRDTYPAATSAAPAAPVRPAARPAAPAAPAPAASAPAAPVSAAPVAPAAAAAPAPAVRPAAPAPARPAAATPGARPAARPAASAAAPAAPAARPSAPARPGAAPGPRPQARPGNNPFAPSQGMPRQGDRSGAPRPGGPRPGNNPFAPSQGMPRPGERRTEGAPAAAAGDRPGGPRPAGPRPGGPRPNPGMMPGRTSSGVGRPGERPAPAGRGAGRGGPGGRPGAPGGAPGAGGGGFAGRPGGGGRSGGAGRGSTQGAFGRAGGRPVRGRKSKRAKRQEFEQMQAPSLGGVSVPRGNGSTVVRLRHGSSLNDFADKIDANPASLVTVLFHLGEMATATQSLDEDTFNALGAELGYVVEMVSAEEEDRELLGSFDIDLEAEEAGESDEDLQARPPVVTVMGHVDHGKTKLLDAIRSTDVVAGEAGGITQHIGAYQVRTEHEGVDRAITFIDTPGHEAFTAMRARGAQVTDIAILVVAADDGVMPQTIEALNHAQAAGVPIVVAVNKVDKEGANPAKIRQQLTEYNLVAEEYGGDTMFVDVSAKQRTGIDQLLEAVLLTADAALDLRANPDKDARGVAIEANLDRGRGAVATVLVQSGTLHVGDAIVAGTAHGRVRAMFDEHGENVTEAGPARPVMVLGLASVPSAGDTFLVAPDERTARQIAEKREAAERAALLAKRRKRISLEDFTQALAQGKVETLNLVIKGDVSGAVEALEDALLKIDVGEEVDLRVIHRGVGAITQNDVNLATVDNAIIIGFNVKFAERVEDLADREGVDVRFYSVIYQAIDDVEAALKGMLKPEYEEVQLGTAEVREVFRSSKFGNIAGSLVRSGEIRRNSKARVLRHGRVIGDNLTIESLKRFKDDATEVREGYECGIGLGSFNDLQVEDVIETFEMREKPRS from the coding sequence GTGCCCAAGGTCCGCGTCTACGAGCTCGCCAAGGAGCTCGGGGTCGACAGCAAGACCATCATGACCAAGCTCAACGAGCTGGGGGAGTTCGTCAGGTCCCCCTCCTCGACCATCGAGCCCCCCGTCGTGCGCAAGCTGCGCGACACGTACCCCGCGGCGACCAGCGCCGCGCCTGCGGCTCCGGTCCGCCCGGCCGCACGTCCTGCCGCACCCGCCGCGCCGGCACCGGCCGCGTCGGCACCCGCTGCGCCCGTCAGTGCCGCGCCCGTCGCGCCGGCTGCCGCTGCAGCTCCCGCGCCGGCGGTGCGCCCGGCAGCCCCGGCTCCCGCACGCCCGGCAGCCGCCACTCCCGGCGCCCGCCCGGCAGCGCGTCCCGCGGCCTCCGCGGCGGCACCGGCTGCGCCCGCCGCCCGGCCCAGCGCACCGGCCCGTCCCGGTGCCGCACCTGGTCCGCGGCCGCAGGCCCGTCCCGGCAACAACCCGTTCGCGCCCTCGCAGGGGATGCCGCGGCAGGGTGACCGCTCCGGCGCCCCGCGCCCGGGTGGTCCGCGTCCGGGGAACAACCCGTTCGCACCCTCCCAGGGCATGCCGCGTCCGGGCGAGCGCCGCACCGAGGGTGCTCCCGCGGCCGCCGCGGGCGACCGTCCGGGCGGTCCGCGCCCCGCGGGACCCCGTCCCGGCGGCCCGCGTCCGAACCCGGGCATGATGCCCGGCCGCACCTCCAGCGGTGTCGGCCGTCCCGGCGAGCGTCCGGCCCCCGCGGGCCGTGGCGCCGGTCGCGGTGGTCCGGGCGGCCGTCCGGGTGCCCCGGGTGGCGCTCCGGGCGCCGGTGGCGGCGGTTTCGCCGGACGTCCGGGCGGTGGCGGCCGCAGCGGTGGCGCCGGCCGTGGTTCGACGCAGGGCGCCTTCGGGCGTGCCGGCGGTCGTCCCGTCCGTGGGCGGAAGTCGAAGCGCGCGAAGCGCCAGGAGTTCGAGCAGATGCAGGCGCCGTCGCTGGGCGGCGTGTCCGTCCCGCGCGGCAACGGCTCGACGGTCGTGCGCCTGCGTCACGGCTCGTCGCTGAACGACTTCGCCGACAAGATCGACGCCAACCCGGCCTCGCTCGTGACGGTGCTCTTCCACCTCGGGGAGATGGCCACGGCCACCCAGTCGCTGGACGAGGACACCTTCAACGCGCTCGGCGCCGAGCTGGGCTACGTCGTCGAGATGGTCTCGGCGGAGGAGGAAGACCGCGAGCTGCTCGGGTCCTTCGACATCGACCTGGAGGCGGAGGAGGCCGGCGAGTCCGACGAGGACCTGCAGGCCCGGCCGCCCGTGGTCACCGTCATGGGCCACGTCGACCACGGCAAGACGAAGCTGCTGGACGCGATCCGCTCCACCGACGTGGTGGCGGGCGAGGCCGGCGGCATCACACAGCACATCGGCGCCTACCAGGTGCGCACCGAGCACGAGGGTGTGGACCGGGCGATCACGTTCATCGACACCCCGGGCCACGAGGCGTTCACCGCCATGCGTGCCCGCGGTGCCCAGGTCACCGACATCGCGATCCTGGTGGTGGCGGCGGACGACGGCGTGATGCCCCAGACGATCGAGGCGCTGAACCACGCCCAGGCGGCCGGCGTGCCGATCGTCGTCGCGGTGAACAAGGTGGACAAGGAGGGGGCCAACCCCGCCAAGATCCGTCAGCAGCTGACCGAGTACAACCTGGTCGCGGAGGAGTACGGCGGCGACACGATGTTCGTCGACGTCTCCGCCAAGCAGCGCACCGGGATCGACCAGCTGCTCGAGGCGGTGCTGCTCACCGCGGACGCCGCCCTCGACCTGCGGGCCAACCCGGACAAGGACGCGCGCGGCGTGGCGATCGAGGCCAACCTCGACCGCGGTCGCGGTGCCGTCGCGACGGTGCTGGTCCAGTCCGGCACGCTGCACGTCGGGGACGCGATCGTCGCCGGCACGGCCCACGGCCGCGTCCGCGCGATGTTCGACGAGCACGGCGAGAACGTCACCGAGGCCGGTCCGGCCCGTCCGGTGATGGTCCTCGGCCTGGCGTCGGTCCCGAGCGCGGGAGACACCTTCCTGGTGGCGCCCGACGAGCGGACCGCTCGGCAGATCGCCGAGAAGCGCGAGGCCGCCGAGCGTGCCGCCCTCCTGGCCAAGCGCCGCAAGCGCATCAGCCTCGAGGACTTCACCCAGGCGCTGGCCCAGGGCAAGGTCGAGACCCTCAACCTGGTCATCAAGGGCGACGTGTCCGGTGCCGTCGAGGCGCTGGAGGACGCGCTGCTCAAGATCGACGTGGGCGAGGAGGTCGACCTGCGGGTCATCCACCGCGGTGTGGGTGCCATCACGCAGAACGACGTGAACCTGGCCACGGTCGACAACGCGATCATCATCGGCTTCAACGTGAAGTTCGCGGAGCGCGTGGAGGACCTGGCCGACCGCGAGGGCGTCGACGTGCGCTTCTACTCGGTCATCTACCAGGCGATCGACGACGTCGAGGCGGCCCTCAAGGGCATGCTCAAGCCGGAGTACGAGGAGGTGCAGCTCGGCACGGCCGAGGTGCGCGAGGTCTTCCGCTCCTCCAAGTTCGGCAACATCGCCGGTTCGCTGGTCCGTTCCGGCGAGATCCGCCGCAACTCCAAGGCGCGCGTGCTCCGGCACGGCCGCGTCATCGGTGACAACCTCACCATCGAGTCGCTCAAGCGGTTCAAGGACGACGCCACCGAGGTCCGCGAGGGCTACGAGTGCGGCATCGGCCTCGGGTCGTTCAACGACCTGCAGGTGGAGGACGTCATCGAGACGTTCGAGATGCGCGAGAAGCCTCGCTCCTGA
- a CDS encoding YlxR family protein, whose product MRQRDNLVRPTNADESALPGGVWSRPAAEQAVRGRLATPGRRARRPSSSGAGSGPLRTCVGCRATAPRYALLRVVASTTGTGTSVLVVDTGRRMPGRGAWLHPDPHCLELAERRRAFGRALRVPGLLDVTVVRRHLEGSEQDPTGPVPEG is encoded by the coding sequence GTGCGGCAGCGGGACAACCTGGTGCGGCCGACGAACGCTGACGAGAGCGCGCTGCCGGGCGGCGTGTGGTCCCGACCTGCCGCCGAGCAGGCGGTCCGGGGTAGACTTGCCACGCCTGGGCGGCGCGCCCGGCGTCCCTCGTCCTCCGGTGCGGGCTCTGGCCCGCTCCGGACGTGCGTCGGCTGCCGTGCGACAGCCCCCCGGTACGCCCTGCTGAGGGTGGTCGCCAGCACCACCGGGACCGGAACGTCGGTCCTCGTGGTGGACACCGGCCGCCGGATGCCGGGAAGGGGTGCGTGGCTGCACCCCGATCCGCACTGTCTCGAGCTCGCCGAACGTCGGCGCGCGTTCGGGCGGGCCCTGCGAGTGCCGGGTCTGCTGGACGTCACCGTCGTCCGCCGTCATCTCGAGGGGTCGGAGCAGGACCCCACCGGGCCGGTCCCGGAGGGGTAG
- the nusA gene encoding transcription termination factor NusA yields MDIDMQALRLIERERDISLDVLVEAIEQALLSAYHRTPGAYPRARVELDRQTGHVTVWAREPLPAPDAPPVEGEEEAVPAPVELGPEFDHTPAGFGRIATSTARQVIVQRLRDAEDDAVLGTFRGKEGEVLGGVIQQGRDPRTVLVDIGGTEAVLPAHEQVPTEQYVHGERIRGYVLEVARGNRGPQVTLSRTHPGLVRKLFALEVPEVADGTVEITAIAREAGHRTKMAVRATVPGVNAKGACIGPLGGRVRAVMAELHGEKIDIVDHSDDPAEMVANALSPARVLSVTVVDPVARAARVVVPDYQLSLAIGKEGQNARLAAKLTGWRIDIRSDAEPAAGAAAGQPGAADER; encoded by the coding sequence GTGGACATCGACATGCAGGCGCTGCGACTGATCGAGCGCGAGAGGGACATCAGCCTGGACGTGCTGGTCGAGGCGATCGAGCAGGCGCTGCTCTCCGCGTACCACCGGACGCCGGGTGCGTACCCACGGGCCCGGGTGGAGCTCGACCGCCAGACCGGGCACGTGACGGTGTGGGCGCGCGAGCCGCTGCCGGCACCCGACGCCCCGCCGGTCGAGGGGGAGGAGGAGGCCGTCCCGGCACCCGTGGAGCTGGGACCCGAGTTCGACCACACCCCGGCCGGCTTCGGCCGGATCGCGACCTCGACGGCGAGGCAGGTGATCGTGCAGCGCCTGCGCGACGCCGAGGACGACGCGGTGCTCGGCACCTTCCGCGGCAAGGAGGGGGAGGTGCTCGGCGGCGTCATCCAGCAGGGCCGTGACCCCCGCACGGTGCTGGTCGACATCGGCGGCACCGAGGCGGTGCTGCCCGCGCACGAGCAGGTGCCCACCGAGCAGTACGTGCACGGCGAGCGCATCCGCGGGTACGTGCTCGAGGTGGCTCGCGGCAACCGCGGTCCGCAGGTGACCCTGTCCCGGACGCACCCGGGGCTGGTCCGCAAGCTGTTCGCCCTCGAGGTGCCCGAGGTGGCCGACGGGACCGTGGAGATCACGGCGATCGCCCGCGAGGCCGGTCACCGGACCAAGATGGCCGTCCGCGCCACCGTCCCCGGGGTCAACGCCAAGGGAGCGTGCATCGGCCCGCTCGGCGGTCGCGTGCGCGCCGTGATGGCGGAGCTGCACGGAGAGAAGATCGACATCGTCGACCACTCGGACGACCCGGCGGAGATGGTGGCCAACGCCCTGTCGCCGGCCCGGGTCCTCTCGGTCACGGTCGTCGACCCGGTCGCCCGGGCTGCCCGGGTCGTCGTGCCCGACTACCAGCTGTCGCTGGCGATCGGCAAGGAGGGGCAGAACGCGCGGCTCGCAGCGAAGCTGACGGGCTGGCGCATCGACATCCGCTCCGACGCGGAACCGGCCGCGGGTGCGGCAGCGGGACAACCTGGTGCGGCCGACGAACGCTGA
- a CDS encoding ribosome maturation factor RimP: MAAATPERVRQLVAPAVERTGLVLEDVAVVGTGPRTVVRVTVDLTEDDTTELDLDRVALVHQAVSDALDEADVPSGPYTLEVSSPGVARPLTQRRHYVHAVGRSVRLRLDDGSEVVGRLDRVDGPADDAVAVVVPVTSPGKGRRPVEGPPQQVPLHRVVDGRVEVDLKGLGPVEEPGPDGEDVAGTGTRDDERGEA; this comes from the coding sequence ATGGCGGCGGCGACCCCGGAGCGGGTGCGGCAGCTCGTCGCACCCGCCGTCGAGCGGACCGGCCTGGTGCTGGAGGACGTCGCCGTGGTCGGCACCGGTCCGCGCACCGTGGTCCGGGTGACCGTCGACCTGACCGAGGACGATACGACGGAGCTCGACCTGGACCGCGTCGCGCTGGTGCATCAAGCCGTGTCCGACGCGCTCGACGAGGCCGACGTGCCGTCCGGCCCGTACACGCTGGAGGTGTCCAGCCCCGGCGTGGCCCGACCGCTGACGCAGCGCCGCCACTACGTGCACGCGGTCGGGCGCTCGGTGCGCCTGCGGCTCGACGACGGGTCGGAGGTGGTGGGCCGGCTCGACCGGGTCGACGGGCCGGCGGACGACGCGGTGGCGGTCGTCGTGCCGGTGACCTCGCCCGGCAAGGGACGCCGACCCGTCGAGGGTCCGCCGCAGCAGGTGCCGCTGCACCGGGTGGTCGACGGCAGGGTCGAGGTGGACCTGAAGGGGCTCGGCCCGGTCGAGGAGCCAGGACCGGACGGCGAGGACGTGGCAGGCACCGGTACGCGGGACGACGAGCGAGGGGAGGCGTGA
- a CDS encoding DUF4439 domain-containing protein, with protein sequence MSAPVLRRSHAAVALALSVALGLGLSGCELRLATPAATEPARSAAEVLRSRAVDDALTLEQTGRAARGTAAGSAAAVAPVLDDVVAFSTRHAAELGGVYSSGLHPSGSATATPTATAPPSTPADVLAVLASSATDALGTAEAVPDGGMARLLAAIGAARAQLASRLATALGLPAPAVTPTTGTAPPTAAPSQSTSGAPSPSATTSGSAAGLSPADLDALTVVHDQAGYGLEVVAAKLEGAARARALAAARAHRAAAEAWAVRAGTAATARDPRRAAYTLPTGLRDTATATALARTLEEAVARADATMVAAAPAGQRGALIDDLRTAADAVVAWGGAPDPLPGLVLPTTSAAPSAAPSTTPTR encoded by the coding sequence ATGAGCGCCCCAGTCCTCCGACGCAGCCACGCGGCCGTCGCCCTCGCCCTGAGCGTGGCGCTCGGCCTGGGACTCAGCGGCTGCGAGCTGCGGCTCGCGACCCCCGCCGCCACCGAACCTGCACGGTCGGCGGCCGAGGTGCTGCGTTCGCGAGCGGTGGACGACGCGCTGACGTTGGAGCAGACCGGGCGCGCGGCGCGCGGCACGGCGGCCGGGAGCGCCGCTGCGGTGGCCCCCGTGCTGGACGACGTCGTCGCGTTCAGCACGCGCCACGCGGCCGAGCTCGGAGGCGTGTACTCCTCGGGTCTGCACCCCAGCGGATCGGCCACCGCCACGCCGACGGCCACCGCACCGCCCAGCACCCCGGCGGACGTGCTGGCGGTGCTCGCCTCGTCGGCGACCGACGCGCTGGGCACCGCCGAGGCCGTGCCGGACGGCGGGATGGCTCGGCTGCTCGCCGCGATCGGCGCCGCTCGGGCCCAGCTCGCGAGCCGGCTGGCCACGGCACTGGGCCTGCCTGCGCCGGCCGTGACGCCGACGACAGGTACCGCGCCGCCGACGGCCGCCCCGTCGCAGAGCACGTCGGGGGCCCCGAGCCCGTCGGCGACCACGTCCGGCTCCGCGGCCGGGCTCAGCCCGGCCGACCTCGACGCCTTGACGGTGGTCCACGACCAGGCCGGCTACGGCCTGGAGGTGGTCGCGGCGAAGCTCGAGGGCGCGGCGCGTGCCCGGGCGCTCGCGGCCGCACGTGCGCACCGAGCGGCCGCGGAGGCCTGGGCCGTGCGCGCCGGGACCGCGGCCACCGCACGGGATCCGCGACGAGCGGCGTACACGCTGCCCACCGGTCTGCGTGACACCGCGACCGCGACGGCCCTCGCCCGGACCCTGGAGGAGGCCGTCGCTCGCGCAGACGCCACCATGGTGGCCGCCGCGCCTGCGGGCCAGCGCGGCGCCCTGATCGACGACCTCCGCACAGCCGCCGACGCGGTGGTCGCCTGGGGCGGCGCGCCGGACCCGCTTCCGGGGCTCGTGCTACCGACGACGTCGGCCGCACCGTCGGCCGCACCGTCCACCACCCCCACCCGCTGA
- a CDS encoding proline--tRNA ligase produces MLLRLSSLFVRTLREDPVDAEVASHKLLVRAGYIRRAAPGIYTWLPLGLRVLAKVEGVVREEMIAAGAQEVHFPALLPKEPYEATGRWTEYGPNIFRLKDRKGGDYLLAPTHEEMFTLLVKDLYSSYKDLPLTLFQIQTKYRDEARPRAGLIRGREFIMKDAYTFDLDDDGLAASYQAQRDAYVRIFDRLGLEHVIVAATSGAMGGSRSEEFLTPTAIGEDTFVRSPGGYAANVEAVTTVVPPSLPWDDAPAPHVEDTPDTPTIDSLVALANDRFPRPDRAWTAADTLKNVVFALVHPGGERELLVVGLPGDRDVDAKRLEASVAPAEVEAAGDADFAAHPELVRGYIGPAVMGPNAPVGPDGERTAVRYLLDPRVVPGTRWITGANEAGRHVFDLVAGRDFTADGTIEAAEVRAGDPAPDGSGPLELARGIEIGHIFALGRKYAQALGLTVLDQNGKAQVVTMGSYGIGVSRVLAALAEANHDERGLAWPAAVAPAHVHVVATGKDQAVFEAAEALAGTLSARGVEVLYDDRPKVSPGVKFADAELLGVPLVVVVGRGLADGVVEVRPRVGGEARQVPVATAADVVAELVDGLLAD; encoded by the coding sequence ATGCTCTTGCGCCTGTCCAGCCTGTTCGTCCGCACGCTTCGCGAGGACCCGGTCGATGCCGAGGTCGCCAGCCACAAGCTCCTGGTCCGCGCCGGGTACATCCGGCGCGCCGCGCCGGGCATCTACACGTGGCTCCCGCTCGGCCTGCGCGTGCTGGCGAAGGTCGAGGGCGTGGTGCGCGAGGAGATGATCGCCGCCGGCGCCCAGGAGGTGCACTTCCCGGCGCTGCTGCCCAAGGAGCCCTACGAGGCGACGGGTCGGTGGACCGAGTACGGGCCGAACATCTTCCGGCTCAAGGACCGCAAGGGCGGCGACTACCTGCTCGCGCCGACGCACGAGGAGATGTTCACGCTCCTGGTGAAGGACCTGTACTCGTCGTACAAGGACCTGCCGCTCACGCTGTTCCAGATCCAGACGAAGTACCGCGACGAGGCCCGGCCCCGCGCGGGTCTGATCCGGGGGCGCGAGTTCATCATGAAGGACGCGTACACCTTCGACCTCGACGACGACGGCCTCGCAGCCTCGTACCAGGCGCAGCGCGACGCCTACGTGCGCATCTTCGACCGGCTCGGCCTCGAGCACGTCATCGTCGCCGCGACCTCTGGGGCGATGGGCGGCTCGCGGTCGGAGGAGTTCCTCACCCCGACCGCGATCGGCGAGGACACCTTCGTCCGGTCGCCGGGCGGCTACGCCGCCAACGTCGAGGCGGTCACCACCGTCGTGCCGCCGTCGCTGCCCTGGGACGACGCACCGGCACCGCACGTGGAGGACACGCCCGACACCCCGACGATCGACTCGTTGGTCGCCCTGGCCAACGACCGGTTCCCGCGGCCGGACCGGGCGTGGACGGCTGCCGACACGCTGAAGAACGTCGTGTTCGCGCTGGTGCACCCCGGCGGGGAGCGCGAGCTGCTCGTCGTCGGTCTCCCCGGCGACCGGGACGTGGACGCCAAGCGGCTCGAGGCGTCGGTCGCCCCCGCCGAGGTGGAGGCGGCCGGTGACGCGGACTTCGCCGCCCACCCGGAGCTGGTGCGCGGGTACATCGGTCCCGCGGTGATGGGGCCGAACGCGCCCGTCGGCCCGGACGGCGAGCGCACGGCGGTCCGCTACCTGCTCGACCCGCGCGTGGTGCCGGGCACCCGGTGGATCACCGGCGCCAACGAGGCGGGTCGGCACGTGTTCGACCTGGTCGCAGGACGTGACTTCACCGCCGACGGCACGATCGAGGCCGCCGAGGTGCGCGCCGGGGACCCGGCGCCGGACGGCTCCGGACCCCTCGAGCTGGCGCGCGGCATCGAGATCGGCCACATCTTCGCCCTCGGGCGCAAGTACGCCCAGGCGCTGGGCCTGACGGTGCTCGACCAGAACGGCAAGGCCCAGGTGGTCACCATGGGGTCGTACGGCATCGGCGTCAGCCGCGTGCTGGCAGCCCTCGCGGAGGCGAACCACGACGAGCGCGGCCTCGCGTGGCCGGCGGCGGTGGCGCCGGCGCACGTGCACGTGGTGGCGACCGGCAAGGACCAGGCGGTGTTCGAGGCGGCCGAGGCGCTGGCCGGGACGCTGTCAGCCCGTGGTGTCGAGGTGCTGTACGACGACCGGCCGAAGGTGTCGCCCGGCGTGAAGTTCGCCGACGCCGAGCTGCTCGGCGTGCCGCTCGTGGTGGTGGTCGGACGCGGCCTGGCCGACGGCGTGGTGGAGGTCCGCCCGCGTGTCGGGGGCGAGGCGCGGCAGGTGCCGGTGGCGACGGCGGCCGACGTGGTCGCCGAGCTCGTGGACGGGCTGCTCGCCGACTGA
- a CDS encoding DNA-formamidopyrimidine glycosylase family protein, producing MPELPEVEALAQFLRGRAVGRTVTAVEVGAISALKTFSPPPDALVGAAVADVLRHGKWLDLLAATPAGEPLHLVWHLSRAGWVRWSEQLSTTPVRPGRSPIALRLRLDDGSGFDLTEAGTRKRLAVHVVEDVQEIPQIATLGVEPLSDEFTSERLGELMAARNQQIKGLLRDQGTIAGIGNAYSDEILHAARTSPFAPTRSFDAERTRVLYDAVRRVLTEAVVAAAGKPAAELKDSKRRSMRVHGRTGLPCPGWNGEPCGDTVHEVSFADSSLQYCPTCQTGGKPLADRRLSRLLR from the coding sequence GTGCCTGAGCTGCCGGAGGTCGAGGCGCTCGCCCAGTTCCTGCGCGGGCGGGCCGTGGGTCGCACCGTCACGGCGGTGGAGGTGGGTGCGATCAGCGCGCTGAAGACGTTCTCGCCGCCTCCGGACGCGCTGGTCGGGGCAGCCGTCGCCGACGTGCTGCGCCACGGCAAGTGGCTGGACCTCCTCGCCGCGACCCCGGCCGGTGAGCCGCTGCACCTGGTGTGGCACCTGTCCCGCGCGGGCTGGGTGCGCTGGTCGGAACAGCTGTCGACCACCCCGGTGCGACCAGGCCGGTCCCCCATCGCGCTCCGGCTCCGCCTGGACGACGGGTCCGGGTTCGACCTGACCGAGGCGGGCACGCGAAAACGGCTGGCGGTGCACGTGGTCGAGGACGTCCAGGAGATCCCGCAGATCGCCACGCTCGGCGTCGAACCGCTGTCCGACGAGTTCACCTCCGAACGACTCGGCGAGCTGATGGCGGCCCGCAACCAGCAGATCAAGGGGCTGCTGCGCGACCAGGGCACGATCGCCGGCATCGGGAACGCGTACTCCGACGAGATCCTCCACGCCGCCCGCACCAGCCCGTTCGCCCCGACGAGGTCGTTCGACGCGGAACGCACCCGGGTGCTCTACGACGCCGTCCGACGGGTCCTGACGGAGGCCGTGGTGGCCGCAGCCGGCAAACCGGCTGCCGAGCTCAAGGACTCCAAGCGCCGGTCGATGCGCGTGCACGGACGCACCGGGCTGCCGTGCCCCGGCTGGAACGGCGAGCCGTGCGGCGACACGGTCCACGAGGTGTCGTTCGCCGACTCGTCGCTGCAGTACTGCCCCACGTGCCAGACGGGCGGCAAGCCGCTCGCGGACCGCCGGCTGTCGCGGCTGCTGCGCTGA